The region TAGCACCAAAAAGCTAAGCAGCATATGATAAATAGGTAAAAAATACCTTATACGAAGCACGTAATTTTTAGTTCTCACTCCAAACTGAGTAAGCGCTAGATAAAGCACCGCTAAAGCAAGTAGCGCATAAAAAAATGTCACGTGAAATGGCAAAGTATAAGCATAAAGCGAGCTTAAGTGTTCGTTCATTTTTTATCTTTAGGAGGCTCGTTTTCTTCGACGACTGGCTCAGGTGGCAGCTGCTCGTCGATAGTTACATTTGCATCAGGCTGAGCTATCGTAACATCACTTGGTACTGGCTCACTAACGTCGCTTTTGGCCTCTTCTTTATCTCCACATCCCAAAAATACGCCAGCTATAAGCAAAAAAGAGGTTATAAATTTTTTCATTAAACGTCCTTTGGATTTTCTATTTTTATCTTATTTATCATCTTTTCAAGCAAATTTTTATCTTCCCACTCGTCCATAACGGCCTCTGAAAATTTGATATCACTAAGCCTTATCTCGCCCATTTGTGGGTTTATCGCGTCCTCTTTGAAGCACTGCGCATAGCCAGTGTCGGTCTCATGGACGATGACACTATGAAGCTTCACCTCGCGCTCGCCGTTGTTCATCACGCTAAGTTCAAGCAGCCTTTCGATCATTACAAAAAATATGCGGCAAAACTGCTCTGCGCTGGGATTTAGCGGGATCTCGATCCACCTTGCAGAGTGCTTTTTAAGATCGTTTTTGTATTCATCACTATCGCCTGAATATATGGTCGTAGCGTGATCAAAGCTATCTATGATCGTCTTTATGTTTTGCTTCATCAGCCCAAAGTCATAGACCATGCCAGCGTTATCTAAGAAATTTGAGCTAAGTAAAATTTCTGCTACGTAGCTGTGACCGTGGATGCTCGTCCTGCAGCGCTTTGAGCTACAAAATCTCACGATATGCGCATTTTCAAATCTAAAAAGTTTTCTAATAATCATCAAACACCCTCTTTGTCGCCCCAAAGCCTGATGTGGATACGCTCTGAGTAGTTAAATCCATGCTTTATGGCAAACTGCGCTGTTTTTAGAGCATTTTTGCTTAGCTCGTCCGCATTTGCGCCCATCGCCATGCACCAAACTGGTAAATTTGCTCTATTTTTTATATATAAAATTTCATCTAGCTCGCTTTTGTCAAAGTGCGAGAGGACAAATTTTAAAAAGCTGCTTTTTGCGTTATTTTTGATAGCTAAAATGGCATCTAAATTTATGCGTTTTTGCTCGCTAACTCCGCTATTTGCTAGCTTTACGCCAAGTGCAAAATGGCAATTTTTATAAATTTCAAATTTAGCAAAATCAACCAAGATCGTGCCATTTGTCTCAAAATGCACCTCGTAGTTTATAAGCAAATTTCTTACCAAATTTATGAAATTTTCATTTTGATGCCAGATGAGTGGCTCGCCGCCTGTTAAAACGATGATCGGCTTTTGCTCTAAGCCTTTACAAAGCCCATCAACTAGGCTTAAAATTTCATCTGTGCTATATCTTTTGTGGTGAAAATGCCCCTTAAAAACGGCTCTTATGCTATCGCATCCCAAAAGCTCTTCGCCTGTTTTTAAAGACCTTGTCTTTACGCCAAAGCCAGAGCAGTTTAGGTTGCAGCCCAAAAAGCGTAAAAACACAGCGAGCCTGCCCTGATAAGCGCCCTCGCCTTGGATGCTTAAAAATGCCTCAACTAATTCTAGCTCTTTGCTCATCAACCACCAGTTTGGTAAAAAGCCCTTGAAGAGGTTTCATTTTCAGCCCCTAGAGCCCATTTGTTCTCTTTTGGCTTGTTAGCTAGCACTTGCCTTAAAATTTCACTCGCTGCGACGATGTCGCCATTTGCAACTGCTTTTTTGATACTTAGTGCATCTTCAAAGTAAAGGCATGGTATCAAAAGCCCTTCAGCGCTTAGTCTAATGCGGTTACAACTTTCGCAAAAGTCGTGTTTATGTGGGTCAATGATGCCAAATTTATAGCCATCATCAAGCCTATAAATAGACGCAGGTGCGTTTGGCAATTTTTCATCTTTTGTGACGTTATATTTTTGCGAGATGATCTTTAAAATTTCATCGCTTTTTAGTCCTTTTAGATCCTCTTTTGCGTGCGAATTCTCCATATATTCGATAAATCTTATCTGAGAGTTTCTAAATTTAGCAAACTCAAGCAAATTTACTAGCTCATCGTCGTTAAAGCCTTTTAATGCGACTGTGTTTATCTTCACCTTTAATCCAGCATCAAGTGCTGCTTCAAAGCCAGCTAAAACCTCGTGCAAGACGCTCTTTTGAGCGATAAATTTAGCCTTTTGCTCATTTAACGTATCAAGCGACATATTTATGCGCTTTAGACCAGCGTCTTTTAGCCTTTTGGCAAAGTGTGGCAGCATAAAGCCATTTGTCGTAAGCGCTAGATCAATGTCTGGCTTATAATCGCTTATCATCTTTATAAAGACGTCCAAATCCTTGCGCACGAGTGGTTCGCCGCCTGTGATCCTGATCTTTTTCACACCCTCATCGATAGCTACTTTAACAAATAAAAATAGCTCTTCAAATGTCAGTAAATTCTCTTTTGGCGTCCAACTAAATGGCGTCGTAGGCATGCAATATCTACATCTAAAATTGCAACGCTGCGTCACGGAAATTCTTAAATAATCAACAACCCGACCATATTTATCTATTAGCATAAAGCACCTTTTTTAAGCTTGGTTAGAGCTTTTTTAATTTTCAATTATATGTTAAAAGATTTAAATTTAAATAAAAATTTAAGCTAATTTTTGTAGTTTAAGAGTAGTTTTGTCTTTTAAAATTAGCCCAAATTTAGGCTAATTTATGAAATTTAAGCACAAATTCAACTCGCCCCATACCCACGTGAAGATCTTTAGCGATCATGGCTGCGCTTTTGCCATCTTTAAACATCTTTAGGATCTGCTCTTCTTCATTTATAACACTCGGGGCGATTTTATTGATATCTCTTGTTCGCTCCTCAAGGTTAAACATCCTATCTTTTTGCTCGTTTGCAAAGTCATCTATCACTCGCTCGATGCTCTTTATAGCGCGGATTATCGGCACGATTTTTTCATTTATCTGCTCGTTTATCTGCTCTTTTAGCTCATCTTTTACATCTTTTAGCTGCTCGTCATCATCAGGCTTAAAGCTTGCAAGTGCGGCTAGCTGTTTTTTGAGATTATAGTTTTCTTGTATGGCGCTCTCTATGGCACGTTCATATCTTGTAAATTTCTTATTTGTCTCGCTATCTTTTATAAATATCAAAGCTATTATTATCGCTAAAACGATGCCAAAACCTAAAAAAATGTAAATTTCCATATTTTTCCTTTACGAATTCGCTCTAAGCTCTCTTATCATCACACGCTCTCTAGCCGTCACATAAGCGTTCCAGTCGGCCTCATCCTCTTCGTGCATGTTCTCTATCTTTGCTAGCCTCTCATCCTGTGCCCTTAGATAAAGGCTCAAATTTCTCTTTGGAAAGATAGGCATCGCAATCCTTGCGTAGTAAATTTCATCTTTTTTAAATTTATCTTCGCTTATTTTTATATGTGTAAAGCCGATCTCATCGATATCTGCGCTCTCTTTTAGTGGCAGATACTGCTTGTGCTCATTTTTTATATAATCACTAAGCGCGTCGATCTTTCTATGAAGCTCGATGACAAGCGTTAGCAAGACTTGGTCGCTCTCTTTGGTCTCGCCGCGTGATTTTGCACGCTTTAGCCATGCTCCAAGCGCATCTTCGTCGCCTGGCAAGATAGAGTTAAATTCTCTTAAAAATTTCTCATCTCCACTTCTGTCGCACTCATAAACCATGCTAAGAGGCGCTTTAAAAAGCCTTACTTCGCTCATAATACACTGATCCAAACAAAGATGAAAAATAAAATTCCCAAGTAGCCATTTAGTGTGAAAAACGCCCGATCTATCTTGCTAAAGTCGCGTCTTACGATCCTATGCTCGAAAAATAATATCACGCCGCTTACCACAATGCCAAAAAATGCCATCGCTCCAAGCCCAGCCGCCCAAGCAAAAAGTAGCCAAAGCATAAAGGCTAGAGCATGAAAAATGGCTGATAAAAATAGTGTCGCCTTGTCGCCGTAAATGGCTGGTATGCTAAAGAGCTTGTTTTCTTGGTCAAATTTCATATCCTGAAGCGAGTAAAGCAGGTCAAATCCAGCCACCCAAAATGTCACACCAAGGCAAAGTAGCACGCTCCAAAGCGGTATGGCAGCGCTCACTGCGACTACTCCAGCGATCGGAGCAAGTCCAAGACTAAGGCCTAGCACCAAGTGCGCTAGCTCGCTAAATCTCTTAAACAGCGAGTATCCGCCAAGCACGGCAAGTATGGGGAAGCTTAGCCAAAATGCGAGCGAATTTACAAAATAAGCACAAATGATAAAGATAAGCGCGTTTGCTACGATGAAAAGCTGCATGTTGCCCTTGCCAATGCGTCCATCCACGCTTGGACGGCTTGCGGTGCGTGGGTTTAGCTTGTCGATGTCCTCGTCTTGGTATCTGTTAAACGCCATGGCGAAATTTCTAGCGCTGACCGCGCAAAGAGTGCCTAAAATAAGCAGTTTAAAGCCAAACCAAGCCGAGCCATTTTCTATCTTGCTCGCAACTATCATCGCCACAAAGATAAAGGGCAGGGCAAAAACCGAGTGCTTAAAAACGATGAGTTCTGCGATATCTTTTAGCTTTTTGATCATATAAATTTCCATCTTTTTAAAAAGTGTCTGATTTTACACCATTTTGCTTTAAATCTAAATTTATATTATCATT is a window of Campylobacter concisus DNA encoding:
- a CDS encoding 6-pyruvoyl trahydropterin synthase family protein; translated protein: MIIRKLFRFENAHIVRFCSSKRCRTSIHGHSYVAEILLSSNFLDNAGMVYDFGLMKQNIKTIIDSFDHATTIYSGDSDEYKNDLKKHSARWIEIPLNPSAEQFCRIFFVMIERLLELSVMNNGEREVKLHSVIVHETDTGYAQCFKEDAINPQMGEIRLSDIKFSEAVMDEWEDKNLLEKMINKIKIENPKDV
- a CDS encoding 7-carboxy-7-deazaguanine synthase QueE; the protein is MSKELELVEAFLSIQGEGAYQGRLAVFLRFLGCNLNCSGFGVKTRSLKTGEELLGCDSIRAVFKGHFHHKRYSTDEILSLVDGLCKGLEQKPIIVLTGGEPLIWHQNENFINLVRNLLINYEVHFETNGTILVDFAKFEIYKNCHFALGVKLANSGVSEQKRINLDAILAIKNNAKSSFLKFVLSHFDKSELDEILYIKNRANLPVWCMAMGANADELSKNALKTAQFAIKHGFNYSERIHIRLWGDKEGV
- the moaA gene encoding GTP 3',8-cyclase MoaA, with protein sequence MLIDKYGRVVDYLRISVTQRCNFRCRYCMPTTPFSWTPKENLLTFEELFLFVKVAIDEGVKKIRITGGEPLVRKDLDVFIKMISDYKPDIDLALTTNGFMLPHFAKRLKDAGLKRINMSLDTLNEQKAKFIAQKSVLHEVLAGFEAALDAGLKVKINTVALKGFNDDELVNLLEFAKFRNSQIRFIEYMENSHAKEDLKGLKSDEILKIISQKYNVTKDEKLPNAPASIYRLDDGYKFGIIDPHKHDFCESCNRIRLSAEGLLIPCLYFEDALSIKKAVANGDIVAASEILRQVLANKPKENKWALGAENETSSRAFYQTGG
- a CDS encoding DUF6115 domain-containing protein; this encodes MEIYIFLGFGIVLAIIIALIFIKDSETNKKFTRYERAIESAIQENYNLKKQLAALASFKPDDDEQLKDVKDELKEQINEQINEKIVPIIRAIKSIERVIDDFANEQKDRMFNLEERTRDINKIAPSVINEEEQILKMFKDGKSAAMIAKDLHVGMGRVEFVLKFHKLA
- the mqnP gene encoding menaquinone biosynthesis prenyltransferase MqnP; its protein translation is MIKKLKDIAELIVFKHSVFALPFIFVAMIVASKIENGSAWFGFKLLILGTLCAVSARNFAMAFNRYQDEDIDKLNPRTASRPSVDGRIGKGNMQLFIVANALIFIICAYFVNSLAFWLSFPILAVLGGYSLFKRFSELAHLVLGLSLGLAPIAGVVAVSAAIPLWSVLLCLGVTFWVAGFDLLYSLQDMKFDQENKLFSIPAIYGDKATLFLSAIFHALAFMLWLLFAWAAGLGAMAFFGIVVSGVILFFEHRIVRRDFSKIDRAFFTLNGYLGILFFIFVWISVL